In a genomic window of Streptococcus oralis:
- the pheA gene encoding prephenate dehydratase — translation MKIAYLGPKGSFSHHVVQTAFPHEELEPFSNITDVIKAYEQGLVDYSVVPVENSIEGSVHESLDYLFHQARIQAVAEIVQPIHQQLMVVPGQSKIEKIFSHPQALAQGKKFIDKHYPEAKIEVTASTAYAARFISEHSDQPYAAIAPKSSAEEYGLELIAEDIQEMEANFTRFWVLGAEIPKIPLNSQAEKMSLALTLPDNLPGALYKALSTFAWRGIDLTKIESRPLKTALGEYFFIIDVDYSDKELVHFARQELEAIGIQHKILGTYPIFTITDLEKESQ, via the coding sequence TTCCACATGAGGAACTAGAGCCTTTTTCAAATATTACAGACGTTATCAAGGCCTATGAACAGGGCTTGGTGGACTATTCTGTGGTACCAGTTGAAAACTCCATTGAAGGTAGTGTCCATGAAAGTTTGGATTACCTTTTTCACCAGGCTCGCATCCAAGCAGTTGCAGAAATCGTCCAGCCTATTCACCAGCAGTTAATGGTGGTTCCAGGTCAGTCAAAAATTGAGAAAATCTTTTCCCATCCTCAGGCTCTGGCTCAAGGAAAGAAATTCATTGATAAACACTATCCAGAGGCCAAAATTGAGGTAACAGCCAGTACCGCCTATGCAGCTCGCTTTATTTCAGAGCATTCAGACCAGCCATACGCAGCTATTGCTCCTAAAAGTTCAGCTGAAGAATATGGCTTGGAATTGATTGCAGAGGATATTCAGGAGATGGAAGCCAATTTCACACGTTTTTGGGTGTTAGGGGCAGAGATACCGAAGATTCCTTTGAACTCACAAGCTGAAAAAATGAGTTTGGCCTTGACCTTACCAGACAATCTACCAGGTGCTCTTTACAAGGCGCTTTCGACCTTTGCTTGGAGAGGGATTGACTTAACAAAGATTGAAAGTCGCCCCCTTAAAACAGCCTTGGGAGAATACTTTTTCATTATCGATGTAGACTATAGTGACAAAGAACTGGTTCATTTTGCAAGACAAGAACTAGAAGCTATTGGAATCCAGCACAAGATACTGGGAACCTACCCGATTTTTACCATAACTGATTTAGAAAAGGAGAGTCAATGA
- a CDS encoding LCP family protein, translating to MSKENPLSHHEQLRYDYLFKNIHYLNDRERREFDYLQQKMAGPKSEVHHFYQEEKEESWGRDIDLPTYGSRSRSKKREKVAPQPKVKKKKRRIRFKRILTWFLLLITCVLAGMIFMFLRGFQSAANPTNKPADAKAAQVEVFNGQDTKDGVNILVMGTDGRIGQNSAETRTDTIMVLNVSGSDKKIKLVSFMRDNLVYIDGYSKIINGQKQTDNKLNVAYELGEQEGQKGAEMVRKVLKDNFDLDIKYYALVDFQAFATAIDSLFPDGVTIDAQFSTLNGQPLTEATVGDDLHATETESPTQTIKVGKQQMNGSTLLNYARFRDDDEGDYGRTKRQQQVMSAVLEQIKDPTKLFTGSEALGKVFGMTSTNLPYSFLLTNGLSVLEGAQNGIERLTVPELGDWVDAYDIYGGQGLLVDQNKYQTKLAQMGMR from the coding sequence ATGAGCAAAGAAAATCCTTTAAGTCACCACGAGCAGTTACGTTATGACTATCTCTTCAAAAATATTCATTACCTCAACGACCGTGAACGGAGGGAATTTGATTATCTGCAACAGAAAATGGCAGGTCCTAAGTCTGAAGTTCACCATTTCTACCAAGAAGAAAAAGAAGAATCTTGGGGTAGAGATATTGATCTTCCGACTTATGGCAGTAGAAGCCGGTCTAAGAAACGTGAAAAGGTAGCTCCTCAACCTAAAGTCAAAAAGAAAAAGAGAAGAATTCGCTTCAAACGAATACTGACTTGGTTCTTGCTGTTGATTACCTGTGTGCTTGCAGGAATGATTTTTATGTTTCTTCGAGGGTTCCAGTCAGCAGCAAATCCAACAAATAAGCCAGCTGACGCCAAGGCAGCTCAAGTAGAGGTCTTTAACGGTCAAGATACCAAAGATGGTGTGAATATCCTAGTCATGGGGACAGATGGCCGTATCGGTCAAAATAGTGCAGAAACCCGTACTGACACAATCATGGTACTGAATGTCAGTGGATCGGATAAGAAGATCAAACTAGTCAGCTTTATGCGTGACAACTTAGTTTATATCGACGGGTATAGTAAGATTATAAATGGCCAGAAACAGACGGATAATAAACTAAATGTTGCTTATGAACTTGGGGAACAAGAAGGGCAAAAAGGGGCAGAAATGGTCCGCAAGGTTCTAAAAGACAACTTTGATTTGGATATTAAGTACTATGCCCTGGTCGACTTCCAGGCTTTTGCAACAGCTATTGATAGCCTCTTCCCTGACGGAGTAACGATTGATGCCCAATTCTCAACATTGAATGGTCAACCTTTAACAGAAGCCACAGTTGGAGATGACCTTCATGCAACAGAGACAGAATCGCCAACCCAAACCATCAAAGTTGGAAAACAGCAGATGAATGGATCCACCTTGCTGAACTATGCTCGCTTCCGTGATGATGACGAGGGAGACTACGGCCGTACCAAACGTCAGCAACAAGTCATGTCAGCTGTTCTTGAGCAAATCAAAGATCCAACCAAGCTCTTTACGGGATCAGAGGCACTTGGAAAAGTCTTTGGAATGACATCAACAAATCTACCATATAGCTTCTTGTTGACCAATGGCTTATCTGTCCTAGAAGGTGCTCAAAATGGCATTGAAAGACTCACCGTCCCAGAACTTGGTGACTGGGTAGATGCTTATGATATCTACGGTGGACAAGGACTTCTAGTTGATCAAAATAAATACCAAACCAAACTCGCCCAAATGGGAATGAGATAG
- a CDS encoding LicD family protein — protein MSDLKAIQARSLEMAEYFVAFCKEHDLLCYLCGGGAIGALRNKGFIPWDDDLDFFMPRKDYEKLAELWPRYADERYFLSKSNKDFVDRNLFITIRDKETTCIKPYQKDLDLPHGLALDVLPLDYYPKNPAERKKQVRWALIYSLFCAQTIPEKHGAVMKWGSRILLGLTPKSLRYRIWKKAEKEMTKYGLAECDGITELCSGPGYMRNKYPIASFEDNLFLPFEGTEMPIPVGYDAYLSTAFGDYMTPPPANKQVPHHDAIIADMDKSYTEYKGEYGA, from the coding sequence ATGAGTGATTTGAAAGCGATTCAGGCTCGTAGTCTGGAAATGGCTGAATATTTCGTCGCATTTTGTAAAGAACATGATTTGTTGTGCTATCTCTGTGGTGGAGGAGCCATTGGCGCCCTTCGTAATAAGGGCTTCATTCCTTGGGATGATGATTTGGACTTTTTCATGCCGCGTAAGGACTATGAAAAATTAGCAGAACTGTGGCCACGTTATGCAGACGAGCGTTATTTCTTGTCAAAGAGTAATAAAGATTTTGTAGACCGTAACCTTTTTATTACCATTCGTGACAAGGAAACTACTTGTATCAAGCCTTATCAGAAGGATTTGGATTTGCCACACGGTTTGGCCTTGGATGTTTTACCATTGGATTATTATCCTAAAAATCCAGCTGAGCGTAAGAAACAGGTTCGTTGGGCCTTGATTTATTCACTCTTTTGTGCGCAAACTATCCCAGAAAAGCATGGTGCAGTCATGAAATGGGGAAGTCGTATCTTACTCGGCCTGACTCCAAAATCTCTACGTTATCGCATTTGGAAAAAAGCTGAAAAAGAAATGACCAAGTATGGTCTGGCTGAGTGCGATGGAATTACGGAATTATGCTCAGGTCCCGGCTACATGCGAAACAAATACCCAATCGCATCCTTTGAAGACAATCTTTTCTTGCCATTTGAAGGAACTGAGATGCCTATTCCAGTTGGCTACGATGCTTATCTCAGCACTGCTTTTGGGGACTATATGACACCGCCACCAGCGAACAAACAAGTACCGCATCATGATGCTATTATAGCAGACATGGACAAGAGCTACACAGAGTATAAGGGAGAATATGGAGCATGA
- a CDS encoding glycosyltransferase family 2 protein has product MMGEKISVIVPVYNVEAYLERCVESILQQTYAHFELILINDGSTDSSGQICDHLASQYENIKVYHIENAGVSNARNMGIQLATGSWVTFIDSDDFVTQDYLATLASAAEGLNVGFVIAPLHHIKNGIVTDLPSHSEKTELWSTEETMKELLMTTRTSFFPVAKLFKRDLLADEKFNTNYHLAEDALFLTELLLKTRCSCVFIDKPVYYYDHREGSATTSVNRHVFDTIEVYKQIIAQVSQAFPNLKYELINRECWSYITVYDKIIFTSREEYQKEKAELRTWIVQHRREIWKDAYFTTFRKVAILSLVISPWLYKKIVGLKN; this is encoded by the coding sequence ATGATGGGAGAAAAAATAAGCGTTATCGTTCCAGTTTACAATGTAGAGGCTTATCTGGAGCGATGTGTGGAGTCGATTCTTCAACAGACTTATGCCCATTTTGAGTTAATCCTAATCAATGATGGTTCTACTGATTCCAGTGGACAGATCTGTGATCACTTAGCGTCTCAGTATGAGAATATCAAGGTTTATCATATCGAAAATGCTGGTGTTTCAAATGCTAGAAATATGGGAATTCAGCTAGCAACGGGTTCTTGGGTTACCTTTATTGATAGCGATGATTTCGTTACCCAGGATTACCTAGCTACTTTAGCAAGTGCAGCTGAAGGGTTGAATGTAGGCTTTGTAATTGCTCCTCTGCACCATATCAAAAACGGCATTGTAACAGACCTACCTTCACATTCAGAAAAAACAGAACTCTGGTCAACAGAAGAAACCATGAAGGAACTACTGATGACTACCAGAACATCATTTTTTCCAGTCGCAAAACTGTTTAAGAGAGACCTGCTTGCCGATGAAAAGTTTAATACCAATTATCACCTAGCTGAAGATGCCTTGTTTTTAACTGAATTGCTACTAAAGACAAGATGCAGTTGCGTATTTATTGACAAACCTGTTTATTATTATGATCATCGTGAGGGAAGTGCAACAACATCTGTTAATCGACATGTATTTGACACAATAGAAGTTTATAAGCAAATAATTGCTCAAGTTTCACAAGCCTTCCCTAATTTAAAATACGAATTAATAAATAGAGAATGTTGGTCGTACATCACAGTTTACGATAAAATTATCTTTACTTCACGTGAAGAGTATCAAAAGGAGAAAGCCGAGCTGAGGACTTGGATTGTTCAGCACCGACGCGAAATATGGAAAGATGCTTATTTCACCACTTTTCGCAAGGTAGCTATCCTTTCACTTGTCATTTCTCCATGGCTATATAAGAAAATTGTTGGATTAAAAAACTAA
- a CDS encoding LicD family protein — protein sequence MNFSKMDEYFEKSKLWIAYLFVFISILSMSSLVYKIANPLYKGLSAIVVLYICYTLLFKWKEITADRKFLSLFGLLAGSHLLSAVFNRSGHLIGNVIEILFMVTYVLLFTMLQSGQLKKLFDWIAYTVQIVSFSSAIFAFGLLISRVLILFKIGEQSYYYGVMNGRLWGIVNPNASAIFSYISIILAMYLIHKGSKYSVYLKLNNVIQFVYFATMQSRGALLSLLLMIGLYSFFATRGSIVKRFLTFIVAGLLITATNIGLSYVTSIYISSETATVLDLNKGESYAETDSSVTKKNGELHLIETTPSGRTYIWKNAIKMGSAKPIFGYGVRNVPDYYAEYFSKFEIQNSLIGGNFHNIFVTIFVSSGVIGLVSFLLVLAYVIKRFLTYLIVSKKHTDKLIMILFFGILFGQLFESQIMYSTNFINIIFWLAIGYGLVVCKRDEGVRYQEVTDVNEIQEMELGIMEYIHEVCQKIGVKYFLAYGSLIGAVRHQGFIPWDDDMDICMLREDYEKLQDYLIANPDERYEVMSYKNNLNYVYPFMKVQDNHTYLLEEDVRIDSNMGIYVDIFPVDGYEDDVQFKNKMTKLIKKRQLSCYTFKGITNTKSVLNSLLRYVSVIIFYFTNTNKYVAQIEELAKSRKVSDYEQVDYLIYKDMNKPVWRREWLEQVTTGIFEGKEFTIPKNYHEILTSDYGDYMQLPPVEQRVSHHDFKLWKIVKRSK from the coding sequence ATGAATTTTTCAAAAATGGATGAATACTTTGAAAAATCAAAACTATGGATTGCGTATCTATTTGTTTTCATTTCGATTTTAAGTATGAGTTCACTGGTTTATAAGATAGCAAATCCCCTCTACAAGGGATTATCAGCGATTGTAGTGCTTTATATTTGCTATACCTTATTGTTTAAGTGGAAAGAAATCACAGCAGATCGCAAATTTCTATCCTTATTTGGACTCTTAGCTGGAAGTCATCTGCTATCAGCTGTTTTCAATCGCTCTGGACATCTGATTGGAAATGTGATTGAAATTCTCTTCATGGTAACCTATGTTTTATTATTTACCATGTTACAATCAGGGCAACTTAAAAAATTATTTGACTGGATTGCCTATACGGTTCAAATTGTATCTTTTTCTTCAGCAATTTTTGCGTTTGGTTTATTGATAAGTAGAGTCCTCATCCTATTTAAGATTGGTGAACAATCTTATTACTATGGTGTCATGAACGGCCGTCTGTGGGGGATTGTCAATCCAAATGCTAGTGCGATATTTTCATACATTAGCATTATTTTGGCTATGTATTTGATCCATAAAGGAAGTAAATATTCTGTTTATCTTAAACTGAACAATGTGATTCAATTCGTTTACTTCGCTACGATGCAAAGTCGAGGAGCCTTACTTTCTTTACTTCTCATGATTGGACTCTATAGTTTCTTTGCTACTAGAGGAAGTATCGTTAAACGATTCCTCACTTTTATAGTTGCTGGTTTGCTGATTACTGCAACTAATATTGGATTAAGCTATGTAACTTCAATCTATATCTCATCTGAAACTGCGACTGTCTTAGATTTAAACAAAGGAGAATCCTATGCTGAAACAGATTCGTCTGTCACTAAGAAGAACGGTGAGCTCCATCTGATCGAAACAACACCAAGTGGTAGAACCTATATCTGGAAAAATGCCATCAAGATGGGAAGTGCCAAACCAATTTTTGGTTATGGTGTACGAAACGTTCCAGATTACTACGCAGAATATTTCAGTAAATTTGAGATTCAAAACTCCCTTATCGGTGGGAATTTCCATAACATTTTTGTGACTATATTTGTCAGTTCGGGAGTTATAGGTTTGGTATCCTTCCTTCTTGTACTGGCTTATGTCATCAAGCGCTTTTTAACGTATTTGATTGTTTCCAAGAAACATACTGATAAATTGATCATGATCCTTTTCTTTGGTATCTTGTTTGGTCAATTATTTGAAAGTCAGATTATGTATTCAACCAACTTTATTAATATCATCTTCTGGCTAGCGATTGGCTATGGACTCGTAGTCTGCAAACGGGATGAAGGAGTTCGGTACCAAGAAGTAACAGATGTCAATGAAATTCAAGAGATGGAACTTGGAATCATGGAGTATATTCATGAAGTTTGTCAGAAAATTGGTGTCAAGTATTTCTTAGCATATGGAAGTCTAATTGGTGCTGTTCGCCATCAAGGATTTATCCCTTGGGATGATGACATGGATATCTGCATGTTACGAGAAGATTATGAAAAGTTGCAAGACTACCTTATCGCTAACCCTGATGAACGTTACGAGGTCATGTCTTATAAAAATAATCTCAACTATGTCTATCCCTTCATGAAAGTGCAGGATAACCATACTTACTTGCTGGAAGAAGATGTTCGCATTGATTCGAATATGGGAATCTATGTCGATATTTTCCCTGTGGATGGCTACGAGGATGACGTACAATTTAAAAACAAGATGACGAAACTGATAAAGAAACGTCAATTGAGTTGCTACACCTTCAAAGGCATTACCAATACAAAAAGTGTACTGAATTCACTGCTACGTTATGTGTCAGTTATTATTTTCTATTTCACCAATACGAACAAATACGTTGCCCAGATTGAAGAGCTTGCAAAATCCCGTAAAGTCTCAGATTATGAGCAAGTGGATTATCTTATCTACAAGGATATGAACAAACCAGTGTGGAGACGTGAATGGCTGGAACAAGTTACTACTGGAATATTTGAAGGTAAGGAATTTACCATTCCAAAAAATTATCATGAAATTTTGACCTCAGACTACGGAGACTATATGCAATTGCCACCGGTTGAACAAAGAGTATCTCATCATGATTTTAAATTATGGAAGATTGTTAAAAGGTCTAAATGA
- a CDS encoding LicD family protein, which yields MSERTLTLEEIKQVELDILKYLHDLCEQHQIKYFIDFGTLLGAVRHKGFIPWDDDTDISLARDEFEKLYKVLQNENHPYYKLISFRETKGYPYSYMRVYDVRTRRDANLVDPTVVLGTCVDIFPYDGVVKEESDRKKMKLYKYFIRLSSLNFKGIKSENGGLKNLPRYMGSAIFRLTSPQLWNQKLESLALKYSVDQATDLTCTIYDPYYPNGIKKEWLYDLIDMPYEDIVVKVPRKYHEILVYEFGENYMTPPPIEQQVPGGDKNYWID from the coding sequence ATGTCTGAAAGAACTTTAACTCTTGAAGAAATAAAGCAAGTAGAATTGGATATTTTAAAGTATCTACATGATCTTTGTGAACAACATCAAATCAAATACTTTATTGATTTTGGAACCTTACTAGGGGCCGTACGCCATAAAGGATTTATCCCTTGGGATGATGATACAGATATTTCCTTGGCGCGTGATGAATTTGAAAAACTGTACAAGGTTTTACAAAATGAAAATCATCCCTACTATAAATTGATTTCATTCAGAGAAACAAAGGGATATCCATACAGTTATATGAGAGTCTATGATGTAAGGACTCGTCGAGATGCTAACCTCGTAGACCCAACGGTTGTATTGGGAACTTGCGTTGACATTTTTCCATATGATGGTGTCGTAAAAGAGGAAAGTGACCGTAAAAAAATGAAGCTCTACAAATATTTCATTCGCCTTTCTTCTTTGAATTTTAAAGGGATCAAGTCTGAGAATGGTGGACTTAAGAACCTCCCTCGTTATATGGGATCAGCTATTTTCCGCTTAACTTCCCCACAGCTATGGAATCAAAAATTAGAGAGCCTTGCTTTGAAGTATAGTGTAGATCAAGCAACAGATCTAACTTGTACTATCTATGACCCTTATTATCCAAATGGTATAAAAAAAGAATGGCTCTATGATTTGATTGATATGCCCTATGAAGACATTGTGGTCAAGGTTCCGAGAAAATACCATGAAATACTTGTCTACGAATTTGGAGAAAACTATATGACTCCACCTCCTATTGAGCAACAAGTCCCAGGAGGGGATAAAAATTATTGGATTGATTAG
- a CDS encoding MBL fold metallo-hydrolase, with the protein MKNKWLLKSVSYSVLAFFLLLIQLSQGVDADTISAGSGNRIHFINTKAKSGSDAILLESNGHYALIDMGEDYDFPDGSDPRYPSRWGISMRNYQVLEDRLIRHLDQIGVKKLDFIIGTHVHSDHIGGADEILNRYQVGKFYLKKYSDDRITANWGLWDNLFNYDNALRAAQKRGVTLIQNISDEDSHLKLGDMDIQLYNYKNEYDADGNLKKVRDDNSNSIVSVVTVAGKRIYLGGDLDNAEGAEDKLGPVIGKVDMMKWNHHYDATISNTINFLENLSPKMIIQTTGGDINVASTREYLQKKNIQVLHAASQTQDATVFDISDKGFANVSNSFPNIPVVDEKWYQEDGYWKYRLTDGEMAIGWREIGGATYFFNGKGQMQAGRWLHLNDDWGENAKGNDYYLNQNGKMQTGGWFKLDDSWYYIQSNGARRFSELSEIGGKKYLFAADGKMLTGHQVYNGKKMFFSESGALQTAGKPSTWQKIDSNWYFYDEDGLKTIGKKNINGSTYYFNQEGIMQTGWAFVDGHWNYFASSGAMKTGWVKDQETWYYLDKDGIMLTGRQDINGVRYYLNASGAMQTGWKWQDNSWYFYTNSGAMKTGWLKDKESWYYLDPETGIMAVGSKEIDGKNYFFSSAGTMQVGWQWSNDSWHYYATSGALQTGWLKDGDVWYYLEGKEGVMLVGLHQVDGKQYYFSKSGAMQTGWKWFDNHYRYFESNGAMKTGWIKDKGVWYYLNPEDGIMLVGLHKVNGDHYYFDESGAMQKGWKQLDGNWYYFQADGSLLKNATTPDGYKVNEEGIWKQAVAAVNSDAVKPEQKQEANSSIVEQPKQDSNLEANASDKKEKE; encoded by the coding sequence GTGAAAAATAAATGGTTATTAAAATCAGTCAGCTATAGTGTTCTCGCATTCTTTCTATTACTGATTCAGTTATCGCAAGGAGTAGATGCAGATACCATCTCTGCAGGTTCGGGCAATCGTATCCATTTCATAAATACTAAAGCAAAATCTGGGAGTGATGCCATCCTTCTGGAAAGCAATGGTCACTATGCTTTGATTGATATGGGGGAAGACTATGATTTCCCTGATGGGAGTGACCCACGCTATCCAAGCCGCTGGGGAATTTCCATGAGAAATTATCAAGTATTGGAGGATCGATTGATTCGCCACTTGGATCAAATAGGTGTAAAAAAATTAGATTTTATTATAGGCACTCATGTTCATAGTGACCATATTGGTGGAGCAGACGAAATACTCAATCGATATCAAGTCGGTAAGTTTTATTTGAAAAAATATTCAGATGATCGGATCACAGCAAACTGGGGACTATGGGATAATCTTTTCAATTATGATAATGCTTTGAGAGCAGCTCAAAAACGAGGAGTTACTCTTATCCAGAATATTTCAGATGAGGATAGCCATCTAAAATTAGGTGATATGGATATCCAACTCTACAACTATAAGAATGAATATGATGCTGACGGGAATCTGAAAAAAGTTCGAGATGATAACTCCAACTCCATTGTTTCAGTAGTGACTGTGGCAGGAAAGAGAATCTATCTTGGTGGAGATTTGGATAATGCCGAAGGAGCAGAAGATAAGTTAGGTCCAGTTATCGGCAAGGTTGATATGATGAAATGGAACCACCATTATGATGCGACAATTTCAAATACGATTAATTTCCTTGAAAACTTATCACCAAAAATGATTATTCAGACAACTGGTGGAGATATTAATGTTGCTTCAACCAGAGAATACCTTCAGAAGAAAAATATTCAGGTTCTTCATGCTGCTAGCCAAACTCAAGACGCTACCGTTTTTGATATTAGCGATAAAGGATTTGCAAATGTTTCAAATTCCTTCCCTAATATCCCTGTAGTTGACGAAAAATGGTATCAAGAAGATGGTTATTGGAAATATCGTTTGACTGACGGAGAAATGGCTATCGGCTGGAGAGAGATTGGCGGAGCCACTTATTTCTTTAATGGAAAAGGACAAATGCAAGCAGGTCGCTGGCTTCACCTTAACGACGACTGGGGAGAAAATGCCAAAGGGAATGATTACTATCTGAACCAAAATGGTAAAATGCAAACTGGTGGTTGGTTCAAACTAGATGACTCTTGGTATTATATCCAATCAAATGGTGCTAGACGATTTAGCGAGCTCTCTGAAATTGGAGGGAAAAAGTATCTCTTTGCTGCAGATGGGAAGATGCTAACAGGACACCAAGTCTATAATGGCAAGAAGATGTTCTTTAGCGAAAGTGGTGCACTCCAAACAGCAGGTAAGCCTTCAACATGGCAAAAGATTGATTCAAATTGGTATTTCTATGATGAGGATGGGCTAAAGACCATCGGTAAAAAGAATATCAATGGAAGCACATACTACTTTAATCAAGAAGGTATCATGCAAACTGGCTGGGCATTTGTTGATGGTCACTGGAACTATTTTGCAAGTTCTGGAGCTATGAAAACCGGCTGGGTCAAGGATCAGGAAACATGGTATTATCTGGATAAAGATGGCATCATGTTAACTGGCAGACAAGATATAAATGGTGTTCGTTACTATTTGAATGCTAGTGGTGCCATGCAGACTGGATGGAAGTGGCAAGACAATAGCTGGTACTTCTATACGAACTCAGGTGCTATGAAAACTGGTTGGTTGAAAGATAAAGAATCATGGTATTATTTGGATCCAGAAACAGGTATTATGGCTGTAGGATCTAAAGAGATTGACGGTAAGAACTATTTCTTCAGCTCAGCAGGTACTATGCAAGTTGGATGGCAGTGGTCAAATGATTCTTGGCATTACTACGCTACGTCGGGCGCACTCCAAACTGGTTGGTTGAAAGATGGTGATGTCTGGTATTATCTTGAAGGTAAGGAAGGCGTTATGTTAGTCGGCCTCCATCAAGTAGATGGTAAGCAATATTACTTTAGCAAATCTGGTGCCATGCAAACAGGCTGGAAATGGTTTGATAATCATTACCGTTACTTTGAATCAAATGGAGCCATGAAAACTGGTTGGATAAAAGACAAAGGCGTCTGGTATTATCTAAATCCTGAAGATGGCATCATGTTGGTTGGCCTTCATAAAGTAAATGGTGATCATTATTACTTTGATGAATCAGGAGCTATGCAGAAAGGTTGGAAACAGCTTGATGGTAATTGGTACTATTTCCAAGCTGATGGTTCTTTGTTGAAGAACGCAACAACACCTGATGGTTATAAAGTAAACGAAGAAGGAATCTGGAAACAGGCTGTTGCTGCTGTAAATAGCGATGCAGTCAAGCCAGAACAGAAACAAGAAGCTAATTCCTCTATTGTTGAACAACCTAAACAAGATTCAAATCTAGAAGCCAACGCTTCTGATAAGAAAGAAAAAGAATAA
- a CDS encoding oligosaccharide flippase family protein produces MKNIKVNALASLLVNILNIVFPLITNPYLTRILSKSNYGYFNTANTWASFIIPLAAFGIYNYGIRAISKVKDDKNKINYVFSKLFYISVFTSLLTTGIYFLIIFFDTSIENLKVLYYILGAQALFQFLNIEWMNEAYENYAFILYKTLIIRITMLVAIFAFVKTADDIVPYAIVMTATTILNYLLSFLWIKREVSFVKIGFVELVKASKPLFTMLLLANANMLYTLLDRMFITKGPDENYISYYTIAYSIVMLIASVLSGAINVSIPRLGYYLGKKDYKSYNYLVNQAASLFYFLMVPTSIGIMILGRYATVIYSSEKYLEAGIVTSVFAFRTIIWAIELILGKQIIFINDHENRLTAFYFLGGGANILLNSILYFNNIFAPEYYIATTIIAETIVVLLEIHFIKKHQLISLKEIFITLTRYSIISLGFIPIFYIFKMIFQINSYTVNFNMILMVLSTVATCGIYYLLTLFITKDKTLHYALNLVLAKLKRN; encoded by the coding sequence ATGAAAAATATAAAAGTAAATGCCTTGGCCAGCTTGCTGGTCAATATTCTCAATATCGTTTTTCCACTGATAACCAATCCTTATCTGACGCGGATTCTCAGCAAATCCAATTACGGTTATTTCAATACAGCCAATACCTGGGCAAGTTTCATTATTCCACTAGCTGCCTTTGGAATATACAACTACGGGATTCGAGCTATTAGTAAGGTCAAGGATGACAAGAATAAAATCAACTACGTCTTTTCTAAGTTGTTTTATATCTCGGTTTTCACCTCTCTCCTGACGACAGGTATCTACTTCCTCATTATCTTCTTTGACACCAGCATTGAGAATCTGAAAGTCCTGTACTACATCCTAGGGGCCCAAGCACTCTTCCAATTTCTCAATATCGAATGGATGAACGAGGCTTATGAAAACTATGCCTTCATCCTCTATAAAACATTAATTATTCGAATTACCATGCTGGTCGCTATCTTCGCCTTTGTTAAAACGGCAGATGATATTGTTCCTTATGCTATCGTTATGACAGCGACCACTATCCTCAACTACCTGCTCAGTTTTCTTTGGATTAAGAGAGAAGTTTCTTTTGTTAAAATTGGATTCGTCGAATTAGTCAAAGCTTCTAAACCGCTCTTCACTATGCTTCTCTTAGCAAACGCTAATATGCTTTACACCTTGCTAGATAGAATGTTTATCACCAAGGGACCAGATGAAAACTACATTTCTTATTATACAATTGCCTATAGTATTGTCATGTTGATTGCCAGTGTCTTGAGTGGAGCTATCAACGTTAGTATTCCGCGCCTTGGCTACTATCTCGGTAAAAAGGATTACAAGTCCTATAATTATCTCGTGAATCAAGCGGCATCCTTATTCTATTTCCTTATGGTTCCAACTAGTATTGGGATTATGATATTGGGACGGTACGCAACTGTTATTTATTCTTCTGAAAAATATCTTGAAGCGGGTATCGTAACTAGCGTCTTCGCTTTTCGTACCATCATTTGGGCTATTGAGTTGATTCTTGGTAAACAGATTATCTTTATCAATGACCATGAAAATCGCTTAACCGCCTTCTACTTCCTTGGTGGTGGTGCCAATATACTATTAAATAGCATCTTGTATTTCAATAATATTTTTGCACCTGAGTATTACATCGCTACGACCATTATCGCAGAAACTATCGTTGTTTTACTTGAAATTCATTTTATCAAGAAACACCAACTGATTAGTTTAAAAGAAATTTTTATAACCTTAACACGTTATAGCATTATATCCCTTGGTTTTATCCCAATCTTCTATATTTTCAAGATGATTTTCCAAATCAATTCCTACACAGTAAACTTCAATATGATTCTCATGGTTCTGTCTACCGTAGCAACTTGTGGTATCTATTACCTCTTGACCCTCTTTATTACCAAAGATAAAACACTCCACTATGCACTGAACCTTGTACTTGCTAAATTAAAACGAAATTAA